A genomic segment from Lemur catta isolate mLemCat1 chromosome 9, mLemCat1.pri, whole genome shotgun sequence encodes:
- the MCEE gene encoding methylmalonyl-CoA epimerase, mitochondrial isoform X1 has protein sequence MAHVLKAAAAGVAGLFSGLQSSVPTLRAFFTSQPLHQVADPVWNLGRLNHVAIAVPDLEKAATFYKNVLGAQVSEAVPLPEHGVSVVFVNLGNTKIELLHPLGIDSPIAGFLQKNKTGGMHHICIEVDNINAAGMDLKKKNIRSLSKEAKIGAHGKPVIFLHPKDCGGVLVELEQA, from the exons GGCTTTTTTCCGGACTCCAAAGTTCAGTTCCAACACTAAGAGCTTTTTTCACATCTCAACCCTTGCATCAAGTGGCAGATCCTGTGTGGAACTTGGGTAGACTCAATCATGTAGCCATAGCAGTGCCAGATTTGGAAAAGGCTGCAACATTTTATAAGAATGTACTGGGGGCCCAGGTAAGTGAGGCGGTCCCTCTTCCCGAACATGGAGTATCTGTTGTTTTTGTCAACCTGGGAAACACCAAGATCGAACTGCTTCATCCATTGGGAATTGACAGTCCAATTGCAGGTTTTCTGCAGAAAAACAAGACTGGAGGAATGCATCATATCTGCATTGag GTGGATAATATAAATGCAGCTGGGAtggatttgaaaaaaaagaacatccgTAGCCTAAGCAAAGAGGCCAAAATAGGAGCACATGGAAAACCAGTGATTTTTCTCCATCCTAAAGACTGTGGGGGAGTCCTTGTGGAACTGGAACAAGCTTGA